A single window of Gossypium hirsutum isolate 1008001.06 chromosome A10, Gossypium_hirsutum_v2.1, whole genome shotgun sequence DNA harbors:
- the LOC121203537 gene encoding probable disease resistance protein At1g61310: protein MFNIFVGVQDTFPVLQELTLKTNDMIKGICDGQLSLQCFPNLKLLNLQFFPETSTTLPYSFIQSLPKLEKLVINNASISEIVRFEGLINEERHTSACYQLEALRLSQLPELTLKTLEPFLLSFKNLLSMEVSRCHGFINLMACSTAKSLTLLERLSIADSELIEEIISCEDEDLQASIVFPKLKYLQLSHLPSLASFSLAHHSLEFSVLQMVIVTDCPKMKNFSQGELSTPRLEHMHLTRDEDGELQWEGDLNTTIKHMFDQMNMQNSQAIEVTDQLLQLE, encoded by the exons ATGTTCAATATATTTGTTGGTGTCCAGGACACTTTCCCTGTTTTACAAGAATTAACACTGAAGACGAATGATATGATAAAGGGGATATGTGATGGACAACTGTCATTGCAGTGTTTCCCAAACCTCAAACTTCTTAACCTCCAATTCTTTCCTGAGACATCCACTACTCTTCCATACTCCTTCATTCAGTCACTACCAAAGCTTGAGAAGCTTGTTATAAACAATGCCTCCATTTCTGAAATAGTCCGGTTTGAAGGACTCATCAACGAGGAAAGGCACACATCGGCATGCTATCAGTTAGAGGCCTTAAGGTTGTCTCAACTTCCAGAGCTAACATTAAAGACTTTAGAGCCATTTTTGTTGTCTTTCAAAAATCTATTAAGTATGGAAGTTTCAAGATGCCATGGATTCATCAATCTAATGGCATGCTCGACAGCTAAGAGCCTGACACTACTAGAAAGATTGAGCATAGCTGATTCTGAGTTGATAGAAGAAATCATATCATGTGAAGATGAAGACTTACAGGCCAGCATTGTTTTTCCCAAGCTGAAGTATTTGCAATTAAGTCATCTGCCAAGTCTAGCAAGCTTTTCATTGGCGCATCACTCGTTGGAGTTCTCAGTCTTGCAAATGGTGATAGTGACAGACTGCCCAAAAATGAAGAATTTCTCTCAAGGGGAGTTAAGCACACCAAGGCTGGAACATATGCACTTAACAAGAGATGAGGATGGTGAACTGCAGTGGGAAGGCGACCTTAACACCACCATAAAGCATATGTTCGATCAAATG AATATGCAAAATTCTCAAGCGATCGAGGTAACTGATCAGTTGCTCCAACTGGAATAA